Below is a window of Geomonas oryzisoli DNA.
GCGTGGCATCTTCGGGTGCGAGTTCTTCATCACCGGCGACAAGGTCTGGTTCTCTGAGGTTTCGCCCAGGCCGCACGACACCGGCATGGTGACCATGATCTCCCAGAACCTTTCCGAGTTCGAACTGCACGTGCGCGCCATCCTCGGGCTGCCGGTGCCGGAGGTGGTGAGCCAGGGATGCGCCGCATCCCACGTCATTCTGGCCGAGGATGCGGTAGCGGAGGTCGGTTTCGAAGGCGTCGCGGAGGCGCTGGTCGTTGCCGGCAACAAACTCCGCCTGTTCGGCAAGCCCGACACCCGGAAAGGGCGCCGCATGGGCGTGGCGCTCGCGTTCGGCGCCGACTGCGACGAGGCCCGCGCCAAGGCAGAAGAGTCTGCGCACTGCGTAAAAATCGTCAAGCGGTAATGGTGCTCCTCCCCCCGGAGGGGGGAGGTTGGGAGGGGGGCTGCAGTCGCTGACCAAAAGGAATTTCCCCCTCCCTGTCCCTCCCCCTCCGGGGGCGGGGACGTGTCTGGCCGAATCGCTGCTGAAACTGACTGATTAGATACAGAGGCACCAATTCTAGAAAAACCGGAGGTGTTCCATGGTATTTGCCGCGAAAGTTTCCGAGATTCCTGAATTTGGCAAGAAGCTGGTCGAGGTAGGCGGGGTGCAGGTCCTGCTGGTCAAGACCAAGGGGACCGTCTACGCCTGCGAGCACGAGTGTCCGCACCAGGGGGCGCCGCTGCAGGGGGCGCTGATCAAGGAGGCGGGAAAACTCTCCTGCCAGCGCCACGGTTACCGCTTCGATCTGGTGACCGGCGTCTGTGCCGAACACAAGGAATGCGTGCCCCTGAAGATCTATCCGGTCGAAGTCCGCGGCGACGAGGTTTTCGTGGATCTCGATTAGTCCCTGCCGCTCTCTCAGCAGAAAAATCGGGAGTGGCAGAAAAAAACCTTGACTCAAAAGACTTTTCAAGATAAGTTTGACCGCTCAATTGTAAATCCAGAGTAAAGGTGGTGAAGTACATGTACGCAGTAGTCAAAACCGGAGGGAAGCAGTATAAAGTTTCCGAAGGCGACTTTCTCAAAGTCGAAAAGCTGGAGGGTGCGGTAGGTGATACCGTCGAGATCTCCGACGTCCTGATGGTTGGCGGCGATAAGGTTGTTATCGGAACACCTTTAGTGCCCAGCGCCTCTGTAGTCGGCAAGATCGTCGAGCAGGGCAAAGACAAGAAGATTCTGGTCTTCAAGTCCAAGCGCCGGAAAAACTCCAGGAAACTTAACGGGCACCGTCAACTCAGGACTATTCTGTTGATTGAGAAGATTAACGCCTAGGTAATATTCAAACGGCGGTGCGGCAGCCGGGATTCGTTGGGATCAGGGCCGCTACCGGCAGAAGGAGCAGAAAATGGCACACAAGAAAGGCGTCGGTAGTTCCAGGAACGGTCGCGACTCCGACGGCCAAAGACTTGGTTGCAAGAAGTTTGGCGGCGAAGCCGTCAAAGCCGGCAACATCATCTACCGCCAGCACGGCACCAAGATCCACCCGGGCAACAACGTGGGCCTCGGTAAGGATTACACGCTGTACGCTCTGATCGAGGGCGTGGTGAAGTTCGAGCGTCTGGGCAAAGACCGTAAGAAGGTCTCCGTCTACCCGGCCAACTAGCCAACGCAGTAGAAACAAAGTGTGAAAGCCCGGAGCCGCAAGGTCCGGGCTTTTGCCGTTTGCACAGGAAAATAGTTAATGAGTTTCATTGATGAAGTAAAAATTTACGTGAAGTCCGGCGACGGCGGCGCAGGGTGCGTCTCGTTCCGGCGTGAGAAATTCATCCCACTGGGCGGGCCCGACGGCGGCGACGGCGGCAAGGGTGGCGACGTGGTTTTCAAGGTGTCGCCGCACCTCTCCACGCTGCTCGACCTGCGCCAGCATCCGCACCAGAAGGCCGGCCGCGGCAGAAACGGCATGGGAAGCGACCGCCACGGCGCCAACGGCGACGCGAAGGAGATCCTGGTGCCGCGCGGGACCGTGATCAAGGATGCGGAGACCGATGAGATCCTGGCGGACCTCACCGAGCCGGATTCCTGCATCGTGCTCCTCAAGGGGGGACGCGGCGGCCAGGGGAACGCCCGCTTCAAGACCGCGACCCACAAGGCGCCGAAGTTCGCCCAGCCGGGCGAGCCGGGCGAGGAGCGCTGGATCCGCCTGGAGCTGAAGCTGATGGCCGATGTCGGCCTTTTGGGGATGCCGAGCGTGGGCAAGTCCTCGCTGATCAGCAAGATCTCCGCGGCACGCCCGAAGATCGCCGAGTACCACTTCACCACGCTCAAGCCGAACCTCGGCGTGGTCAAGTACAAGAACTACCGCAGCTTCGTGATGGCCGACATTCCGGGCCTCATTGAGGGGGCCAGCGAAGGGGCGGGGCTTGGCCACCGTTTCCTCAAGCACCTGGAGCGCACCGGGCAGCTCTTGCACCTGCTCGACCTCTCCTGGATGCCGGACCGCGACCCCATAGCGGAATACGAGGCGATCAACCGGGAACTGGCTCTCTTCAACCCGGAGCTGGCCGAGAAACGGCAGACCGTGGTGGTCAACAAGATCGACCTGCCGCACGTCAAGGAGAACCTGAAAGAGGTGCTCCCGTATTTCGAAGAGCGCGGCATCAAGGTGTTCCCCATTTCCGCGGCAACCGGTGAGGGGATACCGGAACTACTCGACGACATCGCTTTGAACCTTTGGGGCGAGCCGGACGAAACCTGGTAATACAGGAACGATACGTGGTGCAAAGGGGGAGGGCCGACAGGCTGCTCCCCCTTTTTTATTGGCTGAGATTGCCACAGTGAGGGCAAAACCTGGGGCGGTAATCCGGTGAAGACATGGTAGACTAGGTTGGTCTTTTTTAATAAGCAGGTGGACAGACGATCGGCTTGTTTCAGTACCGTTGCTGCGGCGGGGTTCCCACTTCTTCAGGAGGTCGGGCATGTATCGAATGATCCAGCTGGAATCACTGATACCGGAAACACTGCCGGGAGTCGCGCTGTTCATCAAGCACGGCGACAACCACGTGCTGTACAAGGACCCTACACTCTCCTTCACCCAAGGGGACAAAGAGCGGCTGCTCGACAACAATGTGAAGTGCCTCTTCGTGAAAGCCGCGGAAATGTCGACCTACAACCAGTACGTGGAATCGAACCTCCCGCTGCTGCTTAGCGACGAGAGTATCGAACCGGAGCTCAAGCAGAGCATGCTGTATCAGGCTTCAGTCAATTACGTCCAGGAGATCTTCGACAGCCCCGCGATAGCCATCAAACAGAACGTGGAGCGTTGCCGCAACCTGATCAAGCACATCCTCAACGACGTGATGAATTCGTGCGGGGTGATGCCGGCCCTGAGCAGCCTGGTAGACCACAACGCCTACACCTACGTACACTCCGTGCAAGTCGCCACCTACTCGATAGCCCTGCACATAAAGGAGTTCGACCTCGGCCGCGACGAGTTGATGGACGTGGGGATGGGCTCGCTGTTCCACGACTACGGCAAGGTCTATGTACCCAAGGAGTTATTGGACAAGCCGGGCAAGCTCTCGCCGACGGAGTTTATGGAAGTGAAGAAACATCCGGTCTACGGCTACAGCACCTTGCGAGATCTCGACATCTTCACCCCGGTGGCTCTCGGCATCGTGAAGCATCACCACGAAAAGGAAAACGGCAGCGGCTATCCCGACGGCCTCT
It encodes the following:
- a CDS encoding Rieske (2Fe-2S) protein, which codes for MVFAAKVSEIPEFGKKLVEVGGVQVLLVKTKGTVYACEHECPHQGAPLQGALIKEAGKLSCQRHGYRFDLVTGVCAEHKECVPLKIYPVEVRGDEVFVDLD
- the rplU gene encoding 50S ribosomal protein L21, yielding MYAVVKTGGKQYKVSEGDFLKVEKLEGAVGDTVEISDVLMVGGDKVVIGTPLVPSASVVGKIVEQGKDKKILVFKSKRRKNSRKLNGHRQLRTILLIEKINA
- the rpmA gene encoding 50S ribosomal protein L27, producing the protein MAHKKGVGSSRNGRDSDGQRLGCKKFGGEAVKAGNIIYRQHGTKIHPGNNVGLGKDYTLYALIEGVVKFERLGKDRKKVSVYPAN
- the obgE gene encoding GTPase ObgE, with the protein product MSFIDEVKIYVKSGDGGAGCVSFRREKFIPLGGPDGGDGGKGGDVVFKVSPHLSTLLDLRQHPHQKAGRGRNGMGSDRHGANGDAKEILVPRGTVIKDAETDEILADLTEPDSCIVLLKGGRGGQGNARFKTATHKAPKFAQPGEPGEERWIRLELKLMADVGLLGMPSVGKSSLISKISAARPKIAEYHFTTLKPNLGVVKYKNYRSFVMADIPGLIEGASEGAGLGHRFLKHLERTGQLLHLLDLSWMPDRDPIAEYEAINRELALFNPELAEKRQTVVVNKIDLPHVKENLKEVLPYFEERGIKVFPISAATGEGIPELLDDIALNLWGEPDETW
- a CDS encoding HD-GYP domain-containing protein — translated: MYRMIQLESLIPETLPGVALFIKHGDNHVLYKDPTLSFTQGDKERLLDNNVKCLFVKAAEMSTYNQYVESNLPLLLSDESIEPELKQSMLYQASVNYVQEIFDSPAIAIKQNVERCRNLIKHILNDVMNSCGVMPALSSLVDHNAYTYVHSVQVATYSIALHIKEFDLGRDELMDVGMGSLFHDYGKVYVPKELLDKPGKLSPTEFMEVKKHPVYGYSTLRDLDIFTPVALGIVKHHHEKENGSGYPDGLSSYDIARSSKITAIADVFSALTTNRSYRQALSKESALEIMYGEMDGSFDLQYLKTFKETLH